In the Arthrobacter sp. 31Y genome, one interval contains:
- a CDS encoding DHA2 family efflux MFS transporter permease subunit: MENVAKPWPALWSLVVGFFMILIDTTIVSVANPRIMEGLNTDINAVIWVTSAYLLAYAVPLLITGRLGDRFGPKNLYLIGLVVFTLASLWCGLSGDVTMLIAARAVQGLGAAMMTPQTMAVITRIFPPDRRGAAMGLWGATAGMAVLVGPILGGVLVDSLGWEWIFFVNVPIGIVAFILVTRFVPKLTTHSHTFDIVGVVLSAVGMFLLVFGIQEGQTYKWGTVTGFVSVWGLIITGLVILVLFVVWQWLLERRGGEPLLPLGLFKDRNFSLGNSTIMAVGFTVTAFPLPTIFYYQTVRGLTPTQSALLMIPMAVISGALAPFVGKLIDRANPRYFASFGLVCMAGALFWTAALLGPDTPVWMFLLPSALQGVANAFIWGPVSNATTRNLEPRQAGAGSGVFNTTRQIGAVLGSAAIAALIQSRLAAELPAAPAGAPVGEASMSGVLPEALHAGFSTAMSQSILLPACAILLGAVVALFFGKPKPVQGWGGSSETAPETVKADLNT, encoded by the coding sequence TTGGAAAACGTAGCTAAGCCGTGGCCCGCGCTGTGGTCACTCGTGGTGGGTTTCTTCATGATCCTCATCGACACCACCATCGTGTCGGTCGCGAACCCGCGGATCATGGAGGGCCTCAACACGGACATCAACGCCGTCATCTGGGTCACCAGCGCCTACTTGCTGGCCTACGCCGTGCCCTTGCTGATTACGGGCAGGCTTGGTGACAGATTCGGGCCCAAGAACCTGTACCTGATCGGCCTAGTGGTCTTCACCCTCGCATCGCTGTGGTGCGGCCTCTCCGGCGATGTCACCATGCTCATCGCCGCCCGTGCCGTCCAAGGCCTAGGTGCAGCCATGATGACGCCTCAGACCATGGCAGTGATTACGCGCATCTTCCCGCCTGACCGCCGTGGTGCCGCCATGGGGTTGTGGGGAGCCACCGCTGGCATGGCAGTGCTCGTAGGCCCCATTCTTGGCGGCGTCCTGGTGGACAGCCTGGGGTGGGAGTGGATCTTCTTCGTTAACGTCCCCATCGGCATCGTGGCGTTCATCCTGGTGACGCGTTTCGTTCCCAAACTGACTACGCACAGCCATACTTTCGACATCGTGGGCGTGGTGCTGTCCGCCGTCGGTATGTTCCTGTTGGTCTTTGGCATCCAGGAAGGACAAACCTACAAGTGGGGAACGGTGACCGGTTTCGTGTCAGTCTGGGGCCTGATCATCACCGGGCTTGTGATCCTGGTTCTCTTCGTCGTTTGGCAGTGGCTCCTTGAACGCCGCGGCGGAGAGCCCCTGCTGCCTCTTGGCCTGTTCAAGGACAGGAACTTCTCACTGGGTAACTCCACCATCATGGCTGTCGGCTTCACGGTGACCGCGTTCCCGCTGCCCACCATCTTCTACTACCAGACTGTCCGCGGCCTGACCCCAACCCAGTCGGCGCTGCTCATGATTCCCATGGCCGTTATTTCGGGTGCCCTTGCTCCGTTTGTGGGCAAGCTTATTGATCGCGCCAACCCGCGGTACTTCGCGTCGTTCGGTCTCGTCTGCATGGCTGGAGCGCTGTTCTGGACGGCGGCCTTGCTGGGGCCGGACACCCCCGTCTGGATGTTCCTGCTTCCCAGCGCCCTGCAGGGCGTCGCCAATGCCTTCATCTGGGGACCGGTGTCCAACGCGACCACCCGCAACCTGGAACCGCGGCAAGCCGGTGCGGGTTCGGGCGTCTTCAACACCACACGCCAAATCGGTGCCGTCCTTGGTTCGGCTGCCATCGCTGCGCTGATCCAGTCGCGGCTCGCCGCGGAGTTGCCCGCCGCTCCGGCCGGCGCCCCCGTGGGCGAAGCCTCCATGAGCGGAGTGTTGCCGGAGGCGCTCCACGCGGGATTCTCGACGGCGATGAGCCAGTCCATCTTGTTGCCCGCCTGCGCGATTCTGCTGGGAGCCGTGGTGGCATTGTTCTTTGGCAAGCCGAAGCCGGTGCAGGGCTGGGGTGGCAGTTCCGAAACTGCACCGGAAACCGTCAAGGCGGATCTCAACACCTAG
- a CDS encoding FABP family protein → MPIEIPTDLTPELVPLSWLIGEWEGRGRLGSGDEDSEHFVQHVSFTHNGLPYLQYRAETWISDYAGEKLRPLTVETGFWALERKLEEGDGGPGLIPADIVPVLKTADEVEERRNKDGGFDISVSISHPGGITELYYGQIKGPQIQLSTDMVMRGSHSKEYTAATRIFGLVDGNLLWRWDVAASGKALEAHASAFLHKVS, encoded by the coding sequence GTGCCTATTGAGATCCCTACAGATCTGACGCCTGAACTCGTCCCCCTTTCCTGGCTCATTGGTGAGTGGGAAGGCCGCGGCCGGCTCGGCAGCGGAGACGAGGATTCCGAGCATTTCGTCCAGCATGTGTCGTTCACCCACAACGGACTCCCGTACTTGCAGTACAGGGCCGAGACCTGGATCAGCGATTACGCCGGCGAAAAGTTGCGGCCGTTGACCGTTGAGACGGGCTTCTGGGCCTTGGAGCGGAAGCTTGAAGAAGGCGACGGAGGCCCAGGTCTGATTCCGGCCGACATCGTCCCTGTCCTCAAGACAGCTGACGAAGTCGAAGAGCGTCGCAACAAAGACGGCGGTTTCGACATTTCGGTGTCCATCTCGCATCCGGGCGGAATCACTGAGCTCTACTACGGCCAAATCAAGGGACCCCAGATCCAGCTGAGCACCGACATGGTGATGCGTGGCAGCCACTCCAAGGAGTACACGGCAGCAACACGGATCTTTGGTTTGGTTGACGGAAACCTCCTGTGGCGGTGGGACGTCGCTGCCAGCGGCAAAGCTCTTGAAGCGCACGCCTCGGCATTCCTCCACAAAGTGTCCTGA
- a CDS encoding winged helix-turn-helix transcriptional regulator, producing MSHILLLTNSTGSSVDILPALELLNHRVHILPAEPTALLETDPTDIVFLDARKDLVGARSLTQLLKATGLSAPLMLILTEGGMAAVSSAWAVDDIVLDSAGPAEVEARIRLAMARAVTGEEETQTEIRAAGVVIDEASYTARVNGQPLNLTFKEFELLKYLAQHPGRVFTRQQLLTEVWGYDYYGGTRTVDVHIRRLRAKLGVDHENLISTVRNVGYRLTLVRLTDEELSEA from the coding sequence ATGTCGCACATCCTGCTCCTAACGAACAGCACCGGCTCTTCGGTGGACATTTTGCCTGCCTTGGAGTTGTTGAACCACCGCGTGCACATCCTCCCGGCAGAACCCACGGCACTACTGGAAACCGACCCCACGGATATCGTCTTCCTGGATGCCCGCAAGGATCTGGTGGGCGCCCGTTCGCTCACCCAGTTACTGAAGGCCACAGGCCTCAGCGCGCCGCTCATGCTGATTCTTACCGAAGGTGGCATGGCGGCCGTCTCCTCCGCATGGGCAGTGGATGACATTGTGCTGGACTCTGCAGGCCCGGCCGAAGTGGAAGCACGCATCCGCCTCGCCATGGCGCGAGCTGTCACCGGGGAAGAAGAGACCCAGACCGAAATCCGGGCTGCCGGCGTCGTGATTGACGAGGCCAGCTACACGGCACGCGTCAACGGCCAGCCACTGAACCTGACATTCAAGGAATTCGAGCTCCTGAAGTACCTGGCACAGCACCCCGGCAGGGTCTTCACCCGCCAGCAGTTGCTGACCGAAGTTTGGGGCTACGACTACTACGGAGGCACACGGACCGTGGACGTCCACATCCGGCGGCTTCGAGCCAAGCTTGGCGTGGATCACGAGAACCTGATCAGCACCGTCCGCAACGTTGGCTACCGACTCACTCTTGTCCGCCTCACAGACGAAGAGTTGTCCGAGGCCTGA
- a CDS encoding GNAT family N-acetyltransferase, producing the protein MTLEPTSAAIIQLAWARRLGLDDDAFATAAARLTTSEADPGELGNRITRVDDSARTLVFLRLFGVSALVGPQWALDAAASIPDTELAQHVTLLTITRSHGGHGLGSAALFFADDLPLQQPSEDLTVSQGNPEAISLESLCPPDDVNEVGLQGLEHRFTIMHPEEDQPTPVACGAYSEWEGILANMGVLVAPPWRRRGLGTLAASIAAHEALASGLTLQWQADVSNTGALAMARGLGFATGGLHASVNLG; encoded by the coding sequence ATGACTCTAGAGCCCACGTCCGCTGCCATTATCCAGCTGGCGTGGGCTCGTCGTTTGGGGCTCGACGACGACGCTTTCGCCACCGCAGCTGCCCGGCTCACCACGTCCGAGGCAGACCCAGGTGAACTCGGCAACCGCATTACCCGAGTGGATGACTCGGCGCGGACCTTGGTATTTCTTCGCCTCTTTGGCGTCTCGGCGCTGGTGGGACCGCAGTGGGCACTTGATGCAGCGGCATCCATCCCCGATACCGAGCTCGCACAACATGTGACGCTGCTGACCATCACGCGATCACACGGCGGACACGGGCTTGGATCCGCAGCATTGTTCTTTGCAGACGATCTCCCGCTTCAGCAACCCTCGGAGGACCTCACGGTTTCGCAGGGGAACCCCGAAGCCATCAGCCTCGAAAGCTTGTGCCCCCCGGATGACGTCAATGAGGTGGGCCTTCAAGGGCTCGAGCATCGATTTACCATCATGCATCCCGAGGAAGATCAGCCCACGCCAGTGGCATGCGGCGCCTACTCCGAGTGGGAAGGCATACTGGCCAATATGGGCGTTCTGGTTGCGCCTCCGTGGCGGCGGCGGGGCTTGGGCACTTTGGCCGCTTCCATCGCTGCACACGAAGCCCTGGCATCCGGCCTGACCCTCCAATGGCAGGCAGATGTCAGCAACACCGGCGCGCTCGCCATGGCCCGCGGCCTTGGATTTGCCACGGGCGGGCTCCACGCGAGCGTCAACCTCGGCTGA
- a CDS encoding PspC domain-containing protein, translated as MDKFFSIVRGFGLKRGPQRWIGGICGGIAAKLRVDVAYVRVAFLLFCLLPGPAFVVYILGWLILPDQNNKIALESFISQRSR; from the coding sequence ATGGACAAGTTCTTCAGCATCGTCAGGGGCTTCGGCCTGAAGCGTGGTCCGCAACGCTGGATCGGCGGCATCTGCGGAGGAATCGCAGCAAAGCTCAGGGTAGACGTAGCGTACGTTCGGGTGGCCTTCCTGCTCTTCTGCCTGCTACCCGGTCCCGCATTTGTGGTCTACATCCTGGGCTGGCTGATCTTGCCGGACCAGAACAATAAGATCGCACTCGAGTCCTTCATCAGCCAGCGTTCCCGGTAA
- a CDS encoding PspC domain-containing protein, producing the protein MNANSMNPEDPGTPGTAGATGSSANPDASTGAAGSTSGTQGETTAGASAGAGPASGTYAPAGDAPAASQTNFFDWIRNQGVRRGPDRWIGGVASGIAHRFGIDPLIVRGIFIVLALFAGVGVLLYGVAWALLPEPDGRIHVQEAAAGRWSGGMTGALITTIIGLPGLGRGFWGWGWDGLPGLFWTLFWMGGVFYLIYFLVQRNKASKGTPSMGQQNYAATPGGNTGYGTPSSYASTATNTGVPVYGAAAPGVKHQGRPNPAGGYSSGPVPPSGPFIPSGPSAPSGPRPPYGPTPPQSWQPKPAAPKRKGPGPAIVAVSAGAALLAGGTLKALDAGNVIDLGNSANAVVWATGAAVLGLGILVAGLRGRTSGFLGFLAVVALIIGGIFNVVPRNGDRFTFHDVNWAPTSLEQARLGINVTGAQGQLDLSDMSLTAPLISEVTIPVDATASNVTVIIPDDVPVEVRADMTFGNLNERGSDRGGRLQDDRTLYNTGKPGANLVVEIDGTFSNVTIQEGN; encoded by the coding sequence ATGAACGCGAACAGCATGAATCCTGAGGACCCCGGAACGCCAGGCACCGCCGGCGCAACCGGCTCGAGCGCCAACCCTGACGCTTCCACCGGCGCCGCCGGATCCACTTCCGGGACACAGGGAGAAACGACTGCCGGCGCTTCTGCAGGGGCTGGCCCCGCAAGCGGCACCTACGCACCGGCCGGCGACGCCCCCGCCGCATCCCAGACGAACTTCTTCGACTGGATCCGCAACCAAGGCGTCCGCCGCGGACCGGACCGTTGGATCGGCGGCGTCGCAAGCGGCATTGCCCACCGATTCGGGATCGACCCGCTGATCGTCCGGGGAATCTTCATCGTCCTGGCACTCTTTGCCGGCGTAGGCGTACTTCTCTACGGCGTGGCCTGGGCGCTCCTGCCGGAGCCGGACGGCCGCATCCACGTCCAGGAAGCTGCCGCGGGCCGATGGTCCGGGGGCATGACCGGAGCGTTGATAACCACCATCATCGGCCTGCCGGGACTGGGCCGCGGATTCTGGGGCTGGGGCTGGGACGGACTTCCGGGCCTGTTCTGGACACTCTTCTGGATGGGCGGCGTCTTCTACCTCATCTACTTCCTGGTCCAGCGCAATAAGGCGTCGAAGGGAACACCTTCCATGGGGCAGCAAAACTATGCGGCCACCCCCGGCGGCAATACTGGATACGGGACGCCCTCGTCCTATGCATCCACTGCCACCAACACCGGCGTGCCTGTTTACGGTGCGGCCGCACCAGGCGTCAAGCACCAAGGACGGCCCAACCCCGCCGGCGGCTACAGCTCCGGCCCGGTTCCGCCGTCGGGCCCCTTCATTCCTTCCGGCCCCTCGGCACCCTCCGGTCCCCGTCCGCCGTACGGACCCACTCCCCCGCAGTCCTGGCAGCCAAAGCCGGCAGCGCCAAAGCGAAAAGGGCCGGGTCCTGCAATCGTGGCAGTCTCTGCCGGCGCTGCGTTGCTGGCCGGCGGTACGTTGAAAGCGCTCGACGCCGGAAACGTCATTGATCTGGGCAACTCCGCAAACGCAGTGGTGTGGGCAACGGGTGCCGCGGTCCTGGGCCTGGGCATCCTTGTGGCGGGACTCCGCGGCCGGACGTCAGGGTTCCTCGGCTTCCTCGCAGTGGTTGCCCTGATCATCGGCGGAATCTTCAACGTGGTTCCCAGGAACGGAGACCGCTTCACGTTCCATGATGTGAATTGGGCACCTACCAGCCTGGAGCAGGCGCGGCTCGGCATCAACGTCACTGGCGCCCAAGGCCAGCTGGACTTGAGCGACATGTCCCTAACGGCCCCCCTGATCTCCGAGGTCACCATTCCCGTTGACGCGACTGCCAGCAATGTCACGGTCATCATTCCCGACGACGTCCCCGTGGAGGTAAGAGCCGACATGACGTTCGGCAACCTCAACGAACGCGGCTCGGACCGGGGCGGCCGTCTCCAGGACGACCGGACGCTGTACAACACCGGAAAGCCCGGAGCCAACCTCGTGGTGGAAATCGACGGCACGTTCAGCAACGTGACCATCCAGGAAGGAAACTGA
- the mshD gene encoding mycothiol synthase — protein sequence MSHAHPENWPVLIIAGALDSELLRDVTALAAAAGESDGNPPFSEQTLVMLRGADDGEHSVLSFVLYAPDEDSDPATAEDLAGVAVVVESGDGSGVLELAVHPSYRNQGVAGKLLSALQGKRGLEGLSAWSHGNHEAAAELATRFGYGPVRELWKMRLMSSAASLPDAGLPDGVSLRAFGPGRDEQAWLAANRAAFSHHPEQGSMTLADLEARKAEEWFDPEGFLLAVNADDELLGFHWTKVHPRQGPHPAIGEVYVVGVTPAAQGMGLGKALTVAGIKHLQDQGLHAVMLYVDADNEPAVALYQKLGFVRWDTDVMYGPLTKN from the coding sequence ATGAGTCACGCGCACCCGGAAAACTGGCCCGTACTGATCATTGCCGGCGCCTTGGACAGTGAACTCCTCAGGGACGTCACTGCCCTCGCCGCTGCTGCCGGGGAGTCCGATGGGAATCCCCCGTTCTCGGAGCAGACGCTGGTCATGCTGCGCGGCGCAGACGACGGGGAGCACTCTGTGCTCTCCTTCGTCCTCTATGCCCCTGACGAAGACTCGGATCCGGCCACCGCAGAAGACCTGGCGGGCGTCGCCGTCGTCGTTGAAAGTGGCGACGGAAGCGGCGTGCTGGAGTTGGCCGTCCACCCCAGCTACCGCAACCAGGGTGTGGCGGGGAAGCTCCTGAGCGCCCTGCAGGGAAAGCGGGGCCTCGAGGGGTTAAGTGCATGGTCTCATGGCAACCACGAGGCCGCCGCCGAGCTCGCCACCCGCTTCGGCTATGGTCCGGTGCGTGAACTGTGGAAGATGCGGCTGATGTCTTCCGCCGCTTCACTGCCCGACGCCGGGCTCCCGGACGGTGTTTCGCTCCGCGCCTTCGGACCGGGCCGGGACGAGCAGGCGTGGCTGGCAGCCAACAGGGCCGCGTTCTCCCACCACCCCGAGCAGGGTTCCATGACGTTGGCTGATCTTGAAGCCCGCAAGGCTGAGGAGTGGTTTGACCCCGAAGGTTTCCTGCTGGCCGTCAATGCTGATGATGAGCTGTTGGGATTCCACTGGACCAAGGTCCACCCCCGGCAAGGTCCACACCCGGCCATCGGCGAGGTCTACGTGGTGGGGGTGACTCCGGCGGCGCAGGGTATGGGCCTGGGCAAGGCCCTTACCGTTGCGGGCATCAAGCACCTCCAGGACCAAGGCCTGCATGCTGTGATGCTCTACGTGGACGCCGACAATGAGCCGGCAGTAGCTCTATATCAGAAACTCGGCTTTGTTCGTTGGGACACCGATGTGATGTATGGGCCTTTAACCAAAAATTAA
- a CDS encoding PadR family transcriptional regulator — MPKIAELTPLGVASLALLAEEPMHPYEMYQLLMARHEDRLVKVRPGTLYHAMGRLEENGLVEAIGTKREGNRPERTTYRITPAGHVALDARLQAMLSTPVNEYPVFPHAIAEAHHLPVAVVMELLEERLVALKADLDFLVKAEGTVTAKGLDRKYWIDITYQQAMRRTEIAWIRGLLEELDNGHLPWDEPRPAPTELSYKPKESLGKRS, encoded by the coding sequence GTGCCCAAGATCGCTGAATTGACCCCTCTCGGTGTCGCCTCACTGGCGCTCCTCGCGGAGGAGCCCATGCATCCTTACGAGATGTACCAGTTGCTGATGGCCCGTCACGAAGACCGCCTGGTAAAAGTGCGCCCCGGCACCCTCTATCACGCCATGGGCCGGCTCGAGGAAAACGGGCTGGTCGAGGCCATCGGAACAAAGCGCGAAGGCAACCGTCCCGAACGGACCACCTACCGGATTACCCCCGCCGGGCATGTTGCCCTCGACGCGCGGCTCCAGGCCATGCTCTCCACGCCCGTCAACGAATACCCCGTCTTTCCCCACGCGATCGCCGAGGCCCACCACCTTCCCGTGGCTGTGGTGATGGAGCTCTTGGAGGAGCGGCTTGTAGCCCTGAAGGCCGATCTCGACTTCCTCGTGAAGGCCGAGGGCACCGTCACGGCCAAGGGGCTGGACCGCAAGTACTGGATCGATATCACGTATCAACAAGCAATGCGCCGAACTGAGATCGCGTGGATCCGCGGTCTCCTTGAGGAGTTGGACAATGGGCATCTGCCCTGGGATGAACCCCGGCCAGCTCCAACCGAACTTTCATACAAGCCAAAGGAATCCCTTGGAAAACGTAGCTAA
- a CDS encoding 6-phosphofructokinase yields MKIGILTSGGDCPGLNAVIRGAVLKGIAIHGQEFVGFRDGWRGVVEGDVIDIPRTMVRGIAKQGGTILGTSRTNPFENGGGPDVIKAHMERLGIDAIIAIGGEGTLAAAKRLTDAGLKIVGVPKTVDNDLDATDYTFGFDTAVQIATEAIDRLRTTGESHHRCMIAEVMGRHVGWIALHAGMAAGAHAILIPEQKASIEQITEWVQEAHDRGRAPLVVVAEGFVPDHMESPHSERGLDTFGRPRLGGIADQLAPEIEARTGIETRATILGHIQRGGVPTAYDRVLATRLGMAAIDSVVEGRWGTMVALKGTDISHVGFEEALGKLKTVPQHRYDEASVLFG; encoded by the coding sequence ATGAAAATTGGCATTCTTACCAGCGGTGGCGACTGCCCCGGCCTCAACGCAGTGATCCGCGGAGCAGTCCTCAAAGGCATCGCCATCCACGGCCAGGAATTTGTGGGCTTCCGTGACGGCTGGCGTGGTGTGGTTGAAGGTGATGTCATCGACATTCCCCGCACCATGGTCCGTGGTATTGCCAAGCAGGGTGGAACCATCCTGGGCACCTCCCGCACCAACCCGTTCGAGAACGGCGGCGGCCCTGACGTCATCAAAGCCCACATGGAACGCCTGGGCATTGACGCCATCATCGCAATCGGCGGCGAAGGCACACTGGCTGCTGCCAAGCGCCTCACCGATGCGGGCCTGAAAATCGTCGGAGTCCCCAAGACCGTGGACAACGACCTCGATGCCACCGACTACACCTTTGGATTCGATACCGCCGTCCAGATTGCCACTGAGGCAATCGACCGCCTTCGCACTACCGGCGAATCCCACCACCGTTGCATGATCGCCGAAGTGATGGGACGCCACGTCGGCTGGATCGCACTGCATGCCGGCATGGCTGCGGGCGCGCACGCCATCCTGATCCCCGAGCAGAAGGCCAGCATCGAGCAGATCACCGAATGGGTCCAGGAAGCCCACGACCGTGGCCGTGCACCGTTGGTGGTGGTTGCCGAGGGCTTCGTTCCGGATCACATGGAATCCCCGCACTCCGAGCGCGGCCTGGACACATTCGGCCGGCCCCGCCTTGGCGGCATTGCTGACCAGTTGGCTCCCGAGATCGAGGCACGCACGGGTATTGAAACCCGCGCCACCATCCTCGGCCACATCCAGCGTGGTGGCGTTCCCACCGCCTACGACCGTGTCCTGGCGACCCGCCTAGGCATGGCCGCCATCGATTCCGTGGTGGAAGGCCGTTGGGGCACCATGGTGGCCTTGAAGGGAACGGACATCTCCCACGTGGGATTCGAGGAAGCCCTGGGCAAGCTCAAGACCGTGCCGCAACACCGCTACGACGAAGCGTCTGTGCTCTTCGGCTAG
- a CDS encoding ankyrin repeat domain-containing protein: protein MSQATGPDDETLALAHALFDAAREGDTELLRGYLSAGAPATLTNAAGDSLLMLAAYHGHAEAVQLVLHHGADVNAANDRGQTPLAGAVFKGYTGVARVLLDAGADPDAGTPSARDAATMFARSEIQALLG, encoded by the coding sequence ATGAGCCAAGCAACAGGACCCGACGATGAAACGTTGGCCCTGGCCCATGCACTGTTTGATGCTGCCCGCGAAGGTGACACTGAACTGCTGCGTGGTTACTTGAGTGCCGGCGCACCTGCCACATTGACCAACGCCGCCGGCGACTCCCTCCTGATGCTGGCCGCTTATCACGGTCACGCGGAAGCCGTGCAGCTCGTCCTCCATCACGGTGCCGACGTCAATGCCGCCAACGACCGCGGTCAGACACCACTCGCCGGGGCCGTCTTCAAGGGGTACACCGGCGTCGCCCGGGTTTTGCTGGATGCCGGAGCGGATCCCGACGCCGGAACGCCCTCCGCGCGCGACGCCGCCACGATGTTCGCCAGGTCAGAGATTCAAGCCCTGCTGGGCTGA
- the ygfZ gene encoding CAF17-like 4Fe-4S cluster assembly/insertion protein YgfZ — translation MTYKSPLLSRPGAVEDTGLDAGVAAHYGEPLREQRALATGTAVVDLSHRGVVTVAGPDRLSWLNTLSSQQLTNLQPGVASELLLLSVQGRIEFDARVIDDGGTTWLIVESAEAGPLAEWLNRMKFMLRVEIADVSEQWAVVGATKPVEQLSASLVWEDPWPHVSPGGYAYSVVPEESHPGLERPWFEYLVPAAELEQSVEGLPLAGAMAADALRVAAWRPRLGAETDEKTIPHELDLLRTSVHLNKGCYKGQETIARVHNLGHPPRRLVFLQLDGSQHTLPAVGSVVFAGERKVGTLTSVAQHFEMGPVALAVIKRSISAEETLTVMDGEEPYIAAQEVIVAPDAGQVVGRQTGFLKGPHR, via the coding sequence ATGACTTACAAGAGCCCCCTGTTGTCGCGCCCTGGCGCCGTTGAAGATACCGGCCTCGACGCCGGCGTAGCGGCCCACTACGGTGAACCGCTGCGTGAGCAGCGCGCCCTGGCAACCGGTACCGCCGTCGTGGACCTTTCGCACCGTGGCGTGGTGACCGTGGCCGGTCCGGATCGGCTCAGCTGGCTCAATACGCTCTCGTCACAGCAGCTCACCAACCTTCAGCCCGGCGTCGCCAGCGAACTGCTGCTGCTCAGTGTCCAGGGCCGCATCGAGTTTGATGCCCGCGTCATTGACGACGGCGGCACTACGTGGCTGATCGTGGAGAGCGCCGAGGCGGGTCCCTTGGCCGAGTGGTTGAACAGGATGAAGTTCATGCTCCGCGTTGAGATCGCGGACGTTTCTGAGCAGTGGGCGGTGGTGGGTGCCACCAAGCCCGTGGAACAGCTTTCCGCCAGCTTGGTGTGGGAGGATCCGTGGCCGCACGTCAGCCCTGGGGGCTATGCCTACAGCGTCGTCCCCGAGGAGTCGCATCCCGGCCTCGAGCGCCCGTGGTTTGAATACCTTGTCCCGGCCGCCGAACTCGAACAATCCGTGGAAGGTCTGCCTTTGGCAGGTGCCATGGCGGCGGATGCGTTGCGGGTTGCTGCGTGGCGGCCCCGCTTGGGTGCCGAAACTGACGAGAAGACGATTCCTCATGAACTTGATCTTTTGAGGACCTCCGTGCACCTGAACAAGGGCTGTTACAAGGGCCAGGAGACCATAGCGCGCGTCCACAACCTCGGCCATCCGCCACGGCGGCTGGTGTTCTTGCAGCTTGACGGCTCACAACACACGTTGCCGGCTGTTGGCAGTGTTGTATTTGCCGGGGAGCGCAAGGTAGGTACGCTGACATCGGTGGCGCAGCACTTTGAGATGGGACCTGTTGCTTTGGCCGTGATTAAGCGGTCCATTTCGGCGGAGGAAACCCTGACGGTGATGGACGGTGAAGAGCCTTACATTGCAGCCCAGGAAGTGATCGTCGCCCCCGACGCCGGCCAGGTTGTCGGGCGCCAGACCGGATTCCTGAAGGGACCCCACCGATGA
- a CDS encoding flavodoxin family protein — protein MNNHLKPEGYEGLKAVFFNGTLKPSPQLSNTDGLIKISRDIMEKQGVTTRLIRTVDHDIASGVYPDMREHGWKTDEWPEIYPEVRGADIVVIAGPIWLGDNSSQTKKLIERLYAHSGELTSNGQWAFYPKVGGCLITGNEDGIKHCSMNVVYSLQHIGFTIPPQADAGWIGPVGPGPSYLDEGSGGPESDFTNRNTTFMTWNLLHMAKLLRDAGGIPAYGNLPEEWKAGTRFDFENPEYR, from the coding sequence GTGAACAACCACCTCAAACCTGAGGGCTATGAGGGCCTCAAGGCCGTCTTCTTCAATGGCACACTGAAACCTTCTCCACAGCTCAGCAACACGGATGGCCTCATTAAGATCAGCCGGGACATCATGGAGAAGCAGGGCGTCACTACCCGTCTCATCCGGACGGTGGACCATGACATTGCCAGTGGTGTGTATCCGGACATGCGCGAGCACGGCTGGAAGACCGATGAATGGCCGGAGATCTACCCTGAAGTCCGCGGCGCGGACATCGTCGTGATCGCCGGGCCCATCTGGTTGGGGGACAACTCGTCCCAAACCAAGAAGCTCATCGAACGTCTGTACGCACACTCGGGGGAGCTGACCAGCAACGGCCAATGGGCGTTCTACCCCAAGGTGGGCGGTTGCCTCATCACAGGCAACGAGGACGGCATCAAGCACTGTTCCATGAATGTGGTGTACAGCCTTCAACACATCGGCTTCACCATTCCTCCACAGGCCGACGCCGGGTGGATCGGTCCAGTGGGGCCCGGGCCCAGCTATCTTGATGAAGGATCAGGCGGGCCGGAGAGTGATTTTACTAACAGGAACACCACCTTCATGACGTGGAACCTGCTCCACATGGCCAAACTCCTGCGGGATGCAGGGGGAATCCCTGCCTACGGCAACCTGCCGGAGGAATGGAAAGCGGGCACCCGATTCGATTTCGAAAACCCGGAATACCGCTGA